Proteins encoded by one window of Bradyrhizobium sp. B097:
- the hslU gene encoding ATP-dependent protease ATPase subunit HslU yields the protein MTDFSPREIVSELDRFIVGQADAKRAVSIALRNRWRRLQLAGSLREEVLPKNILMIGPTGVGKTEIARRLAKLAGAPFLKVEATKFTEVGYVGRDVEQIVRDLVEVAISQTRERKRKDVQARAQLAAEERVLDALVGPASSPATRDSFRKKLRAGELNDKEIEIETQSSGSGMPMFEIPGMPGAQMGAISLGDIFGKMGGRSKTRRLTVEGSHEILVNEESDKLLDTDQLVQEAINAVENNGIVFLDEIDKICVRENRQGGDVSREGVQRDLLPLIEGTTVSTKHGAVKTDHILFIASGAFHIAKPSDLLPELQGRLPIRVELQALSRDDMRRILTEPEASLIKQYVALLKTEGVTLDVTDSAIDALADVAVAVNSTVENIGARRLQTVMERVLDEISFTAPDRHGETIQVDADYVTKHVGDLAKNADLSRFIL from the coding sequence ATGACCGACTTCTCCCCCCGCGAAATCGTTTCTGAACTTGACCGTTTCATCGTCGGCCAGGCCGATGCCAAGCGCGCGGTGTCGATCGCGCTGCGCAACCGCTGGCGGCGGCTGCAGCTTGCCGGTTCCCTGCGCGAGGAGGTTCTGCCCAAGAACATCCTGATGATCGGGCCGACCGGCGTCGGCAAGACCGAGATCGCGCGGCGGCTGGCCAAGCTTGCGGGCGCGCCGTTCCTCAAGGTCGAAGCCACCAAGTTCACCGAGGTCGGCTATGTCGGCCGCGACGTCGAGCAGATTGTCCGCGACCTCGTCGAGGTGGCGATCTCGCAGACCCGCGAGCGCAAGCGCAAGGACGTCCAGGCCCGTGCCCAGCTCGCCGCCGAGGAGCGCGTGCTGGATGCGCTGGTCGGCCCCGCATCGAGCCCGGCGACGCGGGATTCGTTCCGCAAGAAGCTGCGGGCCGGCGAGCTCAACGACAAGGAAATCGAGATCGAGACGCAGTCGTCCGGCAGCGGCATGCCGATGTTCGAAATCCCCGGCATGCCCGGCGCCCAGATGGGCGCGATCTCGCTCGGCGATATCTTCGGCAAGATGGGCGGACGCAGCAAGACCCGCCGCCTGACGGTGGAAGGCTCGCACGAGATCCTCGTCAACGAGGAATCCGACAAGCTGCTCGACACCGACCAACTGGTGCAGGAGGCGATCAACGCCGTCGAGAACAACGGCATCGTCTTCCTCGACGAGATCGACAAGATCTGCGTGCGCGAGAACCGCCAGGGCGGCGACGTCTCTCGCGAAGGCGTGCAGCGCGACCTGCTGCCGCTGATCGAGGGCACCACGGTCTCGACCAAGCACGGCGCGGTCAAGACCGACCACATCCTGTTCATCGCCTCGGGCGCCTTCCATATCGCCAAGCCGTCGGACCTCTTGCCCGAGCTGCAGGGCCGCCTGCCGATCCGGGTCGAGCTGCAGGCGCTGTCGCGCGACGACATGCGCCGGATCCTGACCGAGCCGGAGGCGTCGCTGATCAAGCAATATGTCGCGCTGCTGAAGACCGAGGGCGTCACGCTCGACGTTACAGACAGCGCGATCGACGCGCTGGCCGACGTTGCGGTCGCGGTCAATTCCACGGTCGAGAACATCGGCGCGCGGCGGCTGCAGACCGTGATGGAGCGGGTGCTGGACGAGATCTCCTTCACCGCCCCCGATCGCCACGGCGAGACCATCCAGGTCGACGCCGATTACGTAACCAAGCATGTCGGCGACCTCGCCAAGAACGCCGATCTGAGCCGGTTTATTTTGTAG
- a CDS encoding Smr/MutS family protein gives MKRPAPIPDLSAPSRRKRALSEEERALWESVAKQVKPLRKKPAAPKAHAAASDPATHHAAAKPIPVKPVTSAKAAPAPRPQVPPLAPIGRRERAKLSRGRQEIDARLDLHGMTQIRAHRVLFTFLQRAHNDGLTFVLVITGKGKVGGLESERGVLRRQVPEWLSLPEFRSLVVGFEEAHIGHGGEGALYVRVRRAR, from the coding sequence ATGAAACGACCCGCGCCGATCCCCGACCTGTCCGCTCCGTCGCGGCGCAAGCGTGCGCTGAGCGAGGAGGAACGTGCGCTTTGGGAGAGCGTCGCCAAGCAGGTCAAGCCGCTGCGCAAGAAGCCGGCCGCACCGAAAGCCCACGCCGCAGCCTCTGACCCGGCCACGCATCACGCCGCGGCCAAGCCCATCCCGGTCAAACCGGTGACGTCGGCGAAGGCTGCGCCGGCGCCGCGTCCGCAGGTGCCGCCACTGGCGCCGATCGGCCGCCGCGAGCGCGCAAAGCTGTCGCGCGGCCGGCAGGAGATCGATGCGCGGCTCGATCTGCACGGCATGACGCAGATCCGCGCACATCGCGTGCTGTTCACCTTCCTGCAACGCGCGCACAACGACGGGCTCACCTTCGTGCTCGTCATCACCGGCAAGGGCAAGGTCGGCGGGCTGGAGTCCGAACGCGGCGTGCTGCGCCGCCAGGTGCCGGAATGGCTCAGCCTGCCGGAATTCCGTTCGCTGGTGGTCGGCTTCGAGGAAGCGCATATCGGCCATGGCGGCGAGGGCGCGCTCTACGTGCGCGTCCGGCGCGCGCGCTGA
- a CDS encoding MltA domain-containing protein produces MEALTKHLSYGRLAIACCALAVVCSTAAIAARYRSSRHAAPRHEHTHPIPYPDLELPLQVSGSQYEPLAWANVSGWSDDDHLAAYNAFRTSCKPITTQHGAPTDSKALGSSLRDPCGIAKGLDLASGAKAKEFFEQNFVPLRISRLGEDAGFVTGYYEPVLDGSRTQTDVYNVPVYRRPSNLFVRGKTQASVGLPNSGPVYRKIGRRKLVPYYDRGQIEDGAIAGRGLEIAWLKSQTDLLFAQIQGSARIKFEDGTTLRINYDAHNGYPYTPVGRVLIDRGIIPKEQMSMQKIREWMEQNPDGAKELRRQNRAYVFFREVPLSDKDEAVGAQGVPLTPGRSIAVDKALHVYGTPFFIAGELPIESEQSKTPFHRLMIAQDTGSAIVGPARADLYFGAGADAGKVSGRLRHNMQFMMLVPKGLDPVARGHKLPIPDERPSAKIAKLFPQTDPQKAKPADVPTATVARAGSKDAANGVAKTPPAKDAAPAAPAATTSVAQSAPVAEPVPLPVARPDIPQPEKRRTRRYRHHRDQ; encoded by the coding sequence CTGGAAGCGCTCACTAAACATCTCAGCTACGGGCGCCTCGCGATCGCGTGCTGTGCGCTCGCGGTTGTGTGCTCCACGGCGGCGATCGCCGCGCGCTACAGGTCGAGCCGGCACGCTGCGCCGCGACACGAGCACACCCACCCGATCCCCTATCCCGATCTGGAATTGCCGTTGCAGGTCAGCGGCAGCCAGTACGAACCGCTCGCCTGGGCCAATGTCTCCGGCTGGAGCGACGACGATCATCTCGCGGCCTACAACGCGTTTCGCACCAGCTGCAAGCCGATCACGACCCAGCACGGCGCGCCCACGGATTCGAAGGCGCTCGGCAGTTCGCTGCGCGATCCCTGCGGGATCGCCAAGGGACTCGATCTCGCCAGTGGCGCGAAAGCGAAGGAATTCTTTGAGCAGAATTTTGTGCCGCTGCGGATCTCGCGGCTCGGCGAGGATGCCGGCTTCGTCACCGGCTATTACGAGCCGGTGCTCGATGGCTCGCGGACCCAGACCGACGTCTACAATGTCCCCGTCTATCGCCGGCCGTCCAACCTGTTCGTGCGCGGCAAGACGCAAGCGTCTGTCGGCCTGCCCAACAGCGGTCCGGTTTATCGCAAGATCGGCCGGCGCAAGCTCGTGCCCTATTACGACCGCGGCCAGATCGAGGACGGTGCGATCGCCGGCCGCGGGCTGGAGATCGCCTGGCTGAAGAGCCAGACCGATCTGTTGTTCGCCCAGATCCAGGGCTCGGCGCGGATCAAGTTCGAGGACGGCACCACCCTGCGCATCAACTACGACGCGCATAATGGCTATCCCTATACGCCGGTCGGGCGCGTCCTGATCGACCGCGGCATCATCCCGAAGGAGCAGATGTCGATGCAGAAGATCAGGGAGTGGATGGAGCAGAATCCCGACGGCGCCAAGGAGCTGCGGCGGCAGAATCGCGCCTATGTGTTCTTCCGCGAAGTGCCGCTGTCGGACAAGGACGAGGCGGTCGGCGCGCAGGGCGTGCCGCTGACGCCCGGTCGCTCGATCGCGGTCGACAAGGCGCTGCATGTCTACGGCACGCCGTTCTTCATTGCCGGCGAGCTGCCGATCGAATCCGAGCAGTCCAAGACGCCGTTCCACCGCCTGATGATCGCGCAGGATACCGGATCGGCGATCGTCGGTCCGGCACGCGCCGATCTCTATTTCGGCGCCGGCGCCGATGCCGGAAAGGTCTCGGGTCGGCTGCGGCACAACATGCAGTTCATGATGCTGGTGCCGAAGGGGCTCGATCCCGTCGCGCGCGGCCACAAGCTGCCGATCCCTGACGAGCGGCCGTCGGCCAAAATCGCGAAGCTGTTTCCGCAGACCGATCCGCAGAAGGCCAAGCCGGCGGATGTACCGACTGCGACCGTCGCCAGGGCTGGGAGCAAGGACGCGGCAAATGGCGTCGCCAAGACCCCGCCCGCGAAGGATGCCGCACCCGCAGCACCGGCTGCAACAACCTCTGTTGCACAGTCGGCACCTGTGGCAGAACCGGTGCCGTTGCCGGTCGCCCGGCCCGACATTCCGCAACCGGAGAAGCGGCGCACTCGGCGCTATCGCCATCACCGCGATCAATGA
- a CDS encoding Tim44/TimA family putative adaptor protein produces MDIYTIIFLALAVFIFLRLRSVLGQRTGSERPPYDRAAPNVLQRGQDNNVVPIPGSVIDQPAPAAPAEPVEPTERWKGIAEPGTPLAQGLDAVVAQDSSFDPRHFLSGARSAYEMIVLAFANGDRRALRDLLSAEVYESFEAAIKDREKHEQKTETRFVSIDKAEIVSAETRDRSTQLTVRFVSQMISVTRDKAGTIVDGSPDKVADITDIWTFARDSTSRDPNWKLVGTGSAH; encoded by the coding sequence GTGGATATCTACACCATCATCTTCCTGGCGCTGGCCGTATTTATCTTCCTGCGCTTGCGCAGCGTTCTCGGACAGCGCACGGGAAGCGAGCGGCCGCCGTATGATCGTGCAGCACCCAACGTCCTGCAGCGCGGCCAGGATAACAACGTCGTGCCGATCCCGGGATCGGTGATCGATCAGCCGGCCCCGGCCGCGCCCGCCGAACCGGTCGAACCGACGGAACGCTGGAAGGGCATCGCCGAGCCCGGCACGCCGCTGGCGCAGGGTCTCGACGCAGTCGTCGCCCAGGATTCCTCGTTCGATCCACGGCATTTCCTCTCGGGCGCCCGCTCGGCCTATGAAATGATCGTGCTGGCCTTCGCCAACGGCGATCGCCGCGCGCTGCGCGACCTGCTGTCGGCCGAGGTCTATGAAAGCTTCGAGGCCGCGATCAAGGATCGCGAGAAGCACGAGCAGAAGACCGAGACGCGGTTCGTCTCGATCGACAAGGCCGAGATCGTCAGCGCGGAGACGCGCGATCGCTCGACCCAGCTCACCGTCCGTTTCGTGTCGCAGATGATTTCGGTCACGCGCGACAAGGCGGGAACCATCGTCGACGGCAGCCCGGACAAGGTTGCCGACATCACCGATATCTGGACATTCGCCCGCGACTCGACTTCCCGCGATCCGAATTGGAAGCTGGTTGGAACTGGAAGCGCTCACTAA
- the secB gene encoding protein-export chaperone SecB, with amino-acid sequence MTNGNGAPVEQPAPQLNVLAQYTKDLSFENPNAPTSLGQQQQQPAINIQINVSANNLSENEYEVILSIEGKAESAGKVMFSFDLAYAGVFRIVNVPKENLHPLVMIECPRLLFPFAREIVATSVRDGGFPPLLLDPVDFVGLYRQNMERQAAAQAASGVKPS; translated from the coding sequence ATGACCAATGGCAACGGCGCCCCCGTCGAACAGCCCGCTCCCCAGCTCAACGTACTGGCGCAGTACACCAAGGATCTGTCGTTCGAGAACCCGAATGCGCCGACCTCGCTCGGCCAGCAGCAACAGCAGCCGGCGATCAACATCCAGATCAACGTCTCCGCCAACAACCTGTCGGAGAACGAGTACGAGGTGATCCTCTCGATCGAGGGCAAGGCCGAGTCGGCGGGCAAGGTGATGTTCAGCTTCGACCTCGCCTATGCCGGCGTCTTCCGGATCGTGAACGTGCCGAAGGAGAATCTGCACCCGCTGGTCATGATCGAGTGCCCGCGGCTGCTGTTCCCGTTCGCGCGCGAGATCGTCGCGACCTCGGTCCGCGACGGCGGCTTCCCGCCCCTGCTGCTCGATCCCGTCGATTTCGTCGGCCTCTACCGCCAGAACATGGAGCGGCAGGCCGCCGCCCAGGCCGCTTCCGGAGTCAAGCCGAGCTGA
- the dnaQ gene encoding DNA polymerase III subunit epsilon, translating to MREIVLDTETTGLDPLRGDRLVEIGCVEIFNRMPTGQTYHVYINPERDMPAEAFNVHGLSTEFLASKPLFNEVVDEFLAFIGDTPLVIHNASFDISFINAELDRIKRKAIPKDRLVDTLLLARRKHPGVSNRLDDLCSRYQIDNSRRTKHGALLDAELLAEVYIDLIGARQSQLILASENLDARSGSYGDTPRRQRETALVARVSEADREAHRAFVATLGDKPIWNDYLPPPAPAAAPAA from the coding sequence ATGCGCGAAATCGTTCTCGATACCGAAACCACTGGCCTCGATCCGCTGCGCGGCGACCGGCTGGTCGAGATCGGCTGCGTCGAGATATTCAACCGCATGCCGACGGGGCAGACCTACCACGTCTATATCAATCCCGAACGCGACATGCCGGCGGAAGCGTTCAACGTGCACGGGCTGTCGACCGAATTCCTCGCTTCCAAGCCGCTGTTCAATGAGGTGGTCGACGAGTTCCTGGCCTTCATCGGCGATACGCCGCTGGTGATCCACAACGCGTCGTTCGACATCAGCTTCATCAATGCCGAGCTCGATCGCATCAAGCGGAAGGCGATTCCGAAGGACCGGCTGGTCGATACGCTGCTATTGGCGCGACGCAAGCATCCCGGCGTGTCGAACCGGCTCGACGATCTCTGCTCGCGCTATCAGATCGACAATTCCCGCCGCACCAAGCACGGCGCCTTGCTCGACGCCGAGCTGCTGGCCGAGGTCTATATCGACCTGATCGGGGCGCGGCAGTCGCAGCTCATCCTGGCGTCGGAAAATTTGGATGCGCGCAGCGGAAGCTACGGCGATACGCCGCGGCGGCAGCGCGAGACGGCGCTGGTTGCACGGGTCAGCGAGGCGGATCGCGAGGCCCACCGGGCGTTCGTCGCGACACTCGGCGACAAGCCGATCTGGAACGATTATCTGCCGCCGCCAGCGCCCGCTGCAGCACCGGCGGCTTGA
- the coaE gene encoding dephospho-CoA kinase (Dephospho-CoA kinase (CoaE) performs the final step in coenzyme A biosynthesis.) gives MLILGLTGSIGMGKSTTAKLFMEAGVPVYDADAAVHQLYEGEAAPAIEAAFPGTTANGKVDRAKLSARVVHDPAAMRQLEQIVHPMLGASRQTFFADAEAAGAPIVVVDVPLLYETGGEKRVDAVVVVTTSPELQRERVLARGTMDAAKLDAIIAKQMPDAEKRKRADFIVDTSHGLDPVRARIRDILAEVVKMPERRT, from the coding sequence ATGCTGATTCTTGGACTGACCGGCTCGATCGGGATGGGAAAATCCACCACGGCCAAACTCTTCATGGAGGCTGGCGTGCCGGTCTACGACGCTGATGCGGCCGTGCATCAGCTCTACGAAGGCGAAGCCGCACCTGCGATCGAGGCAGCCTTTCCCGGCACCACGGCGAACGGCAAGGTCGACCGCGCAAAACTCTCGGCACGCGTGGTGCATGACCCTGCGGCGATGCGGCAGCTCGAGCAGATCGTGCATCCGATGCTTGGCGCCTCGCGGCAGACATTCTTTGCCGACGCGGAAGCCGCCGGCGCGCCGATCGTCGTCGTCGACGTGCCGCTGCTGTATGAGACCGGCGGCGAGAAGCGAGTCGATGCGGTCGTCGTCGTCACCACCTCGCCGGAACTGCAGCGCGAGCGGGTGCTGGCGCGGGGCACCATGGATGCCGCCAAGCTCGACGCCATCATCGCCAAGCAGATGCCGGACGCCGAGAAGCGTAAACGCGCGGATTTCATCGTGGATACCTCGCACGGACTTGACCCGGTGCGGGCGCGCATCCGCGACATTCTGGCCGAGGTTGTTAAGATGCCGGAGCGGCGAACCTGA
- a CDS encoding Maf family protein, whose translation MSIWRGPQKLILASQSRARRMLLENASLEFEALPADIDERAVQKNSGVSAPGEIASLLAREKALFISRQKPGQYVVGADQTLALGQRMFSKPAGRAQAAEQLGLLAGQTHELHSAVSVARDGKVLFDDVSVARMTMRRLAAGEIEVYLDQAGDAVTTSVGAYQLEGLGVHLFERIEGDHFTILGLPLLSLLAFLRREKLLAV comes from the coding sequence ATGAGCATCTGGCGCGGCCCGCAGAAGCTGATCCTTGCGTCGCAAAGCCGTGCGCGAAGGATGCTGCTTGAAAACGCCAGCCTCGAGTTCGAGGCGCTGCCAGCCGATATCGATGAGCGCGCGGTGCAGAAAAACTCCGGCGTTTCGGCGCCGGGCGAGATCGCGTCGCTCCTGGCGCGCGAGAAGGCGCTGTTCATATCGAGGCAGAAGCCGGGTCAATATGTCGTCGGCGCGGACCAAACGCTGGCACTGGGGCAACGGATGTTCAGCAAGCCTGCCGGCCGTGCCCAGGCCGCCGAGCAGCTCGGCCTGCTCGCCGGACAGACGCACGAGCTGCACTCAGCCGTCTCGGTCGCGCGCGATGGGAAAGTCCTGTTCGACGATGTGAGCGTGGCCCGGATGACGATGCGGCGGCTCGCCGCCGGTGAGATCGAGGTCTATCTCGACCAGGCCGGCGATGCGGTGACGACCAGCGTCGGCGCCTACCAGCTCGAGGGCCTCGGCGTGCATCTGTTCGAGCGGATCGAAGGCGACCATTTCACCATCCTCGGCCTGCCGCTATTGTCGCTGCTCGCATTCCTGCGCCGCGAAAAACTGCTCGCGGTGTGA
- a CDS encoding pyruvate, water dikinase regulatory protein translates to MPTTSNYFHLHLVSDSTGETLITVARAVAAQYANVTAVEHVYPLVRSQKQLDRVLDEIEESPGIVLFTLLEKDLVGRLEGKCKAINVPSLSIIGPVMQLFEAYLGAATTGRVGAQHVLNAEYFSRIDALNYTMIHDDGQHVEGLEEADVVLVGVSRTSKTPTSIYLANRGIRTANVPLVPGIPLPHQLETLKKPLVVSLHATPERLIQVRQNRLLTMGDRDNDTYIDKQAVADEVAFARRLSAKFNWALLDVTRRSIEETAAAIMKLYNDRQRARPSE, encoded by the coding sequence GTGCCGACGACCTCCAATTATTTCCACCTGCATCTGGTGTCTGATTCGACCGGCGAGACGCTGATCACCGTGGCGCGCGCGGTCGCCGCGCAATACGCCAACGTGACCGCGGTCGAGCATGTCTATCCTTTGGTGCGCAGCCAGAAGCAGCTCGACCGCGTGCTCGACGAGATCGAGGAATCGCCCGGCATTGTCCTGTTCACGCTGCTCGAGAAGGATCTGGTCGGCCGGCTGGAGGGCAAGTGCAAGGCGATCAACGTGCCGAGCCTGTCGATCATCGGGCCGGTGATGCAGCTGTTCGAGGCGTATCTGGGTGCTGCGACGACCGGACGCGTCGGTGCGCAGCATGTGCTGAACGCGGAATATTTCAGCCGGATCGACGCGCTGAATTACACGATGATCCATGACGACGGTCAGCATGTCGAAGGCCTCGAGGAGGCCGACGTCGTGCTGGTCGGCGTGTCCCGCACATCGAAAACCCCGACCTCGATCTATCTCGCCAACCGCGGCATAAGAACTGCCAATGTGCCGCTGGTGCCGGGCATCCCGCTGCCGCACCAGCTCGAGACCCTGAAGAAGCCATTGGTGGTCAGCCTGCATGCGACGCCGGAGCGCTTGATCCAGGTCCGGCAGAACCGCCTGCTCACGATGGGCGACCGCGACAACGACACCTACATCGACAAGCAGGCGGTGGCCGACGAAGTCGCGTTTGCGCGGCGCCTGAGCGCGAAATTCAACTGGGCATTGCTTGACGTGACGCGTCGCTCGATCGAGGAGACGGCGGCTGCGATCATGAAGCTCTACAACGATCGCCAGCGCGCGCGACCGTCGGAGTAA